The following are from one region of the Sulfurimonas crateris genome:
- the pstC gene encoding phosphate ABC transporter permease subunit PstC: MSNMIDKIFANATKFIALGVLLIVAWIFTVLFEHSLESIKAFGFSFLTEDKWAPNLEKFGALPAIYGSVVSTFLAMLLAVPVAIGVAIFLSEIAHAKIKMPVGVSIELLAAIPSVVYGMWGLFYFVPIIRDIFGGIGISMLTAGIVLSIMILPFMAAVTRDAMNTTPDILKESAYALGATKWDVVKDIIIPYAKAGIIGSFILALGRAIGETMAVTFVMGNVHNISIDLTQPATSIPVTLANEFAEADSELYYSSLFELSLLLLVISFTIISIAKFYFLRRKRIGQ, from the coding sequence TTGAGTAATATGATAGATAAAATCTTTGCAAATGCAACAAAGTTTATAGCCCTTGGCGTACTGCTTATCGTTGCTTGGATATTTACCGTTCTTTTTGAACACTCGCTAGAATCGATCAAAGCATTTGGATTTAGTTTTCTCACAGAGGATAAATGGGCACCCAACTTAGAGAAGTTCGGGGCTCTTCCTGCTATCTACGGCTCTGTTGTCTCAACTTTTTTAGCAATGCTCTTAGCTGTTCCAGTAGCTATTGGTGTCGCTATCTTTTTAAGCGAGATCGCCCACGCAAAGATCAAAATGCCCGTAGGCGTTTCCATAGAGCTTTTAGCGGCTATTCCATCTGTTGTTTACGGTATGTGGGGACTTTTTTACTTTGTTCCTATCATCCGCGATATTTTCGGCGGTATCGGTATCAGTATGCTGACTGCGGGAATCGTTCTCTCCATTATGATCCTTCCCTTTATGGCGGCGGTTACCCGTGATGCGATGAATACTACTCCCGATATCCTAAAAGAGTCGGCTTACGCGCTAGGTGCGACTAAGTGGGATGTTGTAAAAGATATTATCATCCCTTACGCTAAAGCCGGTATTATCGGTTCGTTTATTTTAGCACTTGGACGTGCGATCGGCGAGACAATGGCAGTTACATTCGTTATGGGCAACGTACATAATATCTCGATCGATTTGACACAACCGGCGACATCTATTCCGGTAACTTTGGCAAATGAGTTTGCAGAGGCGGACAGCGAGCTCTACTACTCATCACTCTTTGAGCTCTCGCTTCTGTTATTGGTTATCAGCTTTACGATCATCTCTATTGCCAAGTTTTACTTTTTACGCAGAAAAAGGATAGGACAATGA
- the ppk2 gene encoding polyphosphate kinase 2 has translation MKEKREADSDRRKRDRDRREESKDGKVRVWVKEETLLYEEELKKLQIELLKFQNHVKEQGLKVVMIFEGRDAAGKGGTIKRIIEHLNPRGARVVALPKPSDQEQTQWYFQRYVEHLPSAGEMVFFDRSWYNRAMVEPVMGFCTEREHHKFLKDAPLFEKMLAEEDIKIFKFYFSVTKEEQAKRFAKREQDPLKQYKLSDVDAKAQELWDAYALAKYMMLSATHTEISPWTVVKSDSKKKARINTIKHILNFVEYPEKIDAREIEVDKEVIIFGRDETIAMEGQFKFASDAE, from the coding sequence ATGAAAGAGAAGAGAGAAGCTGATAGCGACAGAAGAAAAAGAGACAGAGACAGAAGAGAAGAGAGTAAAGATGGCAAGGTAAGAGTCTGGGTAAAGGAGGAGACTCTTCTATATGAAGAGGAGCTGAAAAAGCTGCAGATCGAGCTTCTTAAATTTCAAAATCATGTAAAAGAGCAGGGGCTTAAAGTAGTTATGATCTTTGAGGGGCGTGACGCCGCAGGCAAGGGTGGAACGATAAAGAGGATCATAGAACATCTAAACCCAAGGGGGGCGAGAGTCGTAGCACTTCCAAAACCAAGCGATCAAGAGCAAACACAGTGGTATTTTCAAAGATATGTAGAGCATCTGCCGTCTGCGGGAGAGATGGTCTTTTTTGACAGAAGCTGGTATAACAGAGCGATGGTCGAGCCTGTTATGGGATTTTGCACCGAGAGAGAGCATCATAAGTTCTTAAAAGATGCGCCTCTGTTTGAAAAGATGTTGGCGGAGGAGGATATCAAGATATTTAAATTTTACTTCTCGGTTACAAAAGAGGAGCAGGCAAAGAGATTTGCAAAAAGAGAGCAGGACCCTCTAAAACAGTATAAGTTATCTGACGTGGATGCCAAGGCTCAAGAGCTTTGGGATGCCTACGCTTTGGCAAAGTATATGATGCTAAGTGCTACACACACGGAGATCTCACCGTGGACGGTAGTAAAGAGCGACAGCAAGAAAAAGGCGAGAATAAATACTATAAAGCACATCCTCAATTTTGTAGAGTACCCGGAGAAGATAGACGCAAGAGAGATCGAAGTGGACAAGGAAGTGATAATATTCGGCAGAGACGAGACCATTGCGATGGAGGGACAGTTTAAATTTGCATCCGATGCAGAGTAG
- the pstS gene encoding phosphate ABC transporter substrate-binding protein PstS → MLKKLALAAIVTAASITSSFASDKINGAGASFPAPLYYDWAFNYKKDSENLVNYQSIGSGGGIKQIAKRVVDFGASDEALDTKKLAKDKLLQFPAVIGSIVVAFNVEGIADATLKLSNEVVADIFAGKITTWNDAAIAADNKGLDLPNQKIIVVHRSDGSGTTYNFTYYLTKSSKNWKENFGIGKAVDWAVGIGGKGNEGVASLVKQTPYSIGYIENAYKEKNNLSAAVLKTASGKWVAATEDNFKAAAKYATWTKEDHFHSVLALQAGDTSYPIVAATFILLPKEKPEMNKKILEFFEYAFKNGDESAKKLGYIPLPKETKDMIKEYWAANIK, encoded by the coding sequence ATGTTAAAGAAATTAGCTCTAGCTGCAATAGTCACTGCGGCGTCAATTACATCTTCGTTCGCGTCTGACAAAATAAACGGTGCCGGCGCGTCGTTTCCTGCTCCACTCTATTATGATTGGGCATTTAACTACAAGAAAGACAGTGAGAATCTTGTTAACTACCAGTCAATCGGTTCTGGCGGGGGAATCAAGCAGATCGCTAAAAGAGTTGTTGATTTCGGTGCATCTGACGAAGCGCTAGATACAAAAAAACTTGCAAAAGATAAGCTTTTACAGTTTCCTGCAGTTATCGGTTCAATAGTAGTTGCTTTTAACGTAGAGGGAATTGCAGATGCAACTCTAAAGCTTAGTAATGAAGTAGTTGCGGATATTTTCGCAGGAAAGATCACTACATGGAATGATGCGGCAATCGCAGCTGATAACAAAGGTCTTGATCTTCCAAACCAAAAGATCATAGTAGTTCACCGCTCGGATGGATCTGGAACGACATATAACTTTACATACTACCTGACAAAAAGCTCTAAAAACTGGAAAGAGAACTTCGGAATAGGCAAAGCTGTTGACTGGGCTGTTGGCATTGGCGGAAAAGGTAACGAGGGTGTTGCAAGTTTGGTAAAACAGACTCCTTACTCTATAGGTTACATTGAAAACGCATATAAAGAGAAGAACAACTTAAGCGCGGCTGTTTTAAAAACTGCAAGCGGTAAATGGGTTGCTGCAACGGAAGATAACTTCAAAGCTGCTGCAAAGTACGCAACATGGACAAAAGAGGATCACTTTCACTCTGTTTTAGCTCTGCAAGCAGGTGATACTTCATACCCGATCGTTGCGGCAACGTTTATACTTCTTCCAAAAGAGAAGCCTGAGATGAACAAAAAGATCTTAGAGTTCTTTGAGTACGCTTTTAAAAACGGTGACGAGAGCGCTAAGAAGTTAGGTTATATCCCTCTTCCAAAAGAGACTAAAGATATGATCAAAGAGTATTGGGCAGCCAATATAAAATAG
- a CDS encoding putative porin: MKKTVISTIAALAIAATGLSATQFYVDEKGQVFTTAAEGRVAINVEEAGKVLNSAEVPEKKTKSGFFDRFHAKGDLRLRQEVIEKEGKADVNRERYRFRYSVNFDATDNIRLETAVSSGKYNPTSGNVSFKSDENIQEYFIDELKIDILALKYSFDNSWVRVGKQAHDIYRPIKTQLVWDNDIRLEGLNYGYKDDSSMIRVGVNRVHREKDNRDGGNINIFLAQYVHTQKLDDAKLNLGAAYYHYDNVKGNTDPYGSFMNNTKETVNGVEVYKEDYGIVEAFAEVQVKDLVMGMPAKAAVILAYNALASNDNFGYDISAELAMTKKWKAAVTYRDVQKDAVFGAHNDSDFSGGGTDSKGYYVKTKYAFAKNVDVAGWWNWSKLGDVELDYHRVQLDVILKF; encoded by the coding sequence ATGAAAAAAACGGTTATATCAACAATAGCTGCTTTAGCGATAGCTGCAACAGGCCTAAGTGCTACACAGTTCTATGTAGATGAAAAAGGTCAGGTTTTTACAACTGCCGCTGAAGGACGTGTAGCTATTAATGTAGAAGAAGCAGGCAAAGTTCTTAACTCAGCAGAAGTACCAGAGAAAAAAACTAAAAGTGGATTTTTTGATAGGTTTCATGCAAAAGGAGATCTTAGATTAAGACAAGAGGTAATAGAAAAAGAGGGAAAAGCTGATGTAAATCGTGAAAGATATAGATTCAGATACTCTGTAAACTTTGATGCAACTGATAATATTAGACTAGAGACAGCTGTCTCGAGTGGTAAATATAACCCGACATCAGGAAATGTAAGCTTTAAAAGTGATGAAAATATTCAAGAGTACTTTATAGATGAGCTTAAAATCGATATACTTGCTCTTAAATACTCATTTGACAACTCATGGGTTAGAGTCGGTAAGCAGGCACATGATATCTATAGACCTATTAAGACACAACTTGTATGGGATAATGATATTCGCTTAGAAGGTCTTAACTACGGTTATAAAGATGATAGCAGTATGATTAGAGTTGGTGTTAACAGAGTGCATAGAGAAAAAGATAACAGGGATGGTGGTAATATCAATATTTTCTTAGCTCAGTATGTGCATACTCAAAAGCTTGACGATGCAAAGTTAAACTTGGGTGCTGCATATTATCATTATGATAATGTTAAAGGTAACACTGACCCATATGGAAGTTTTATGAATAACACAAAAGAAACAGTAAATGGTGTTGAAGTATATAAAGAAGATTATGGAATTGTAGAGGCTTTTGCTGAGGTACAAGTTAAAGACTTAGTAATGGGTATGCCGGCTAAAGCAGCAGTAATATTAGCATATAATGCACTAGCTAGTAATGATAATTTTGGATATGACATAAGTGCAGAACTTGCTATGACTAAGAAGTGGAAAGCGGCTGTAACGTATAGAGATGTTCAAAAAGATGCAGTTTTTGGAGCGCATAACGATTCAGACTTTAGTGGCGGTGGAACAGATAGTAAAGGCTACTATGTTAAAACAAAATATGCATTTGCTAAAAATGTAGATGTTGCTGGATGGTGGAACTGGAGTAAACTGGGTGATGTTGAACTAGATTACCACCGTGTACAACTCGATGTTATTCTTAAGTTCTAA
- a CDS encoding ABC transporter substrate-binding protein yields MLKRVAFIILGALLFISCSSSYNKKLKISATTWIGYTPLFYAKEMGWLEPLNIKLLNVSSLSENMYLYKAGNADAYVGTQYEYNILSKEDSTLIPIMLFDKSHGGDIIMSNRAIGELISTSDQIDAYLEMDSINYTLLEDFIKKSGINEERINYINEDQATISTLESIISEKPTIVVTYSPYDADIKKKGFMRIASTKDEFDLLVVDAMFTTKKVLQNHRGQFEGLKKAVDRAIVELHKNPREFYEKVKPYILEIKYDEFRESLNNIIWINENMPRELKNRIKKEDFPIEDLI; encoded by the coding sequence ATGCTAAAAAGAGTAGCTTTTATAATTTTGGGTGCTTTGTTATTTATATCCTGCTCTTCTAGCTACAATAAAAAATTAAAGATCTCTGCTACTACATGGATAGGCTATACACCTCTCTTTTACGCAAAAGAGATGGGATGGCTTGAACCTCTTAACATCAAACTTCTAAACGTCTCCTCTCTTAGTGAAAATATGTATCTGTATAAAGCCGGAAACGCTGATGCTTACGTCGGAACACAGTATGAGTATAACATCCTCAGTAAAGAGGATTCGACGCTTATTCCTATAATGCTATTTGACAAATCTCACGGCGGAGATATTATTATGAGCAACAGAGCTATTGGCGAGCTTATAAGCACAAGCGATCAGATTGATGCATATCTGGAGATGGACTCTATAAACTACACTCTTCTTGAAGATTTTATAAAAAAGAGCGGTATAAACGAAGAGAGAATAAACTACATAAATGAAGACCAAGCAACGATATCTACGTTGGAGTCGATCATCTCAGAGAAGCCGACTATTGTGGTGACATACTCTCCCTATGATGCTGATATTAAAAAGAAGGGTTTTATGAGGATCGCCTCTACAAAAGATGAGTTTGATCTTTTGGTGGTAGATGCGATGTTTACTACAAAAAAAGTGCTTCAAAATCACAGAGGACAGTTTGAGGGGCTTAAAAAAGCGGTGGATAGAGCTATTGTTGAACTTCATAAGAACCCAAGAGAGTTTTACGAGAAGGTAAAGCCGTATATTTTAGAGATAAAATATGATGAGTTTAGAGAGTCGCTAAACAATATTATATGGATAAACGAGAATATGCCTCGTGAGCTAAAAAATAGAATTAAAAAAGAAGATTTTCCTATAGAAGATTTGATCTAA
- a CDS encoding putative bifunctional diguanylate cyclase/phosphodiesterase, translated as MSIQKFIFSLVATLFSILYILFFYYHFAQQEKTAEAILRAINSQMLETSYHLSKEIKSINDVASLRAMLDRIASNGDFIDSIFIHDEDEILISTDPFRRKTISTNLIFSSGLSAYDKLEQIEAIEEDVRFYEGKKATVLKLTFVLDKDEISLYFSERKSKFLLYFGLAPIFIFIFLWFLLRGFIAKPLERLRQFAYYQSEIPKAFKLRELETIRYSMVQTFQRLENEKKELYDMARTDMLSGLANRNALEEYAHRLIANSSRERKEFAFLFVDLDNFKDINDSLGHNVGDELLKKISSMISEALRSNDFVARVGGDEFVVIVEKYHSIMELTAIVERIQNYLEQTWIIQTHPISVGSSIGIAFYPKDGRDLISLMKNSDIAMYEAKNRGRGRYHFFTEELNKRVQDSISLDKNMRKALENDEYQLHYQPKIDIKSGTIVGAEALIRWVSPTQGSIAPDVFISLAEENGFINELGWWVLQDAIRQHTLWKNKGIDISISINVSAKQLLGDNFIDQFKKLLDDNEVDPGKIDIEITEYLFLQHSEENSKILHELHDYGVKISLDDFGTGYSSLSYLKRFPIDNLKIDKAFIDDYDSKRGSIFVDTIVKMGQTLNMKVIAEGVEHKEQVEYLSKIGCDQYQGYYFSRALNADDFETLFLEQSH; from the coding sequence ATGAGCATACAAAAATTCATATTTTCACTAGTTGCAACCCTTTTTAGCATACTTTACATCCTCTTTTTTTACTACCATTTCGCACAGCAGGAAAAAACGGCAGAGGCAATACTAAGAGCTATAAATTCGCAGATGCTTGAGACAAGTTATCACCTCTCAAAAGAGATCAAAAGCATAAACGATGTCGCTTCTCTTCGCGCAATGCTTGACAGGATCGCTTCAAACGGCGACTTTATAGACTCCATATTTATACACGACGAAGATGAGATCCTTATCTCGACCGATCCGTTTCGCCGCAAGACGATCTCAACAAATCTTATCTTTAGCAGCGGGCTCTCTGCGTACGACAAACTTGAGCAGATCGAGGCGATAGAAGAGGATGTAAGATTTTATGAGGGCAAAAAAGCGACAGTTCTAAAACTTACTTTTGTTTTGGATAAAGATGAGATATCGCTATATTTTAGTGAAAGAAAGTCGAAGTTTCTGCTCTATTTCGGTCTTGCCCCTATCTTTATCTTTATCTTTTTATGGTTTCTTCTGCGCGGATTTATAGCAAAACCGCTTGAGAGGCTTCGTCAATTTGCATATTATCAAAGTGAGATACCCAAAGCTTTTAAGCTAAGAGAGTTGGAGACTATCCGCTACTCAATGGTACAGACTTTTCAAAGACTTGAAAATGAGAAAAAAGAGCTCTATGATATGGCAAGAACGGATATGCTAAGCGGGCTCGCAAACAGAAATGCCCTAGAAGAGTATGCCCATCGTTTGATTGCAAACTCTTCGCGTGAAAGAAAAGAGTTTGCATTTTTGTTCGTAGATCTTGACAACTTTAAAGATATAAACGACTCTCTTGGGCACAATGTTGGTGATGAGCTCTTAAAGAAGATATCCTCAATGATAAGCGAGGCTCTTCGCTCGAACGATTTTGTGGCTCGCGTAGGCGGGGATGAGTTTGTTGTGATAGTCGAGAAGTATCACTCAATTATGGAGCTAACGGCAATAGTAGAGCGTATTCAGAACTATTTAGAACAGACTTGGATAATCCAGACCCATCCTATAAGTGTAGGAAGCAGTATCGGGATCGCTTTTTATCCAAAAGATGGCAGAGATCTCATCTCTCTTATGAAAAACTCAGACATCGCCATGTATGAAGCAAAAAACAGAGGGCGCGGAAGGTATCACTTCTTTACAGAGGAGTTAAACAAAAGAGTTCAAGACTCAATATCGTTAGATAAAAATATGAGAAAAGCACTTGAAAATGATGAGTATCAGCTCCATTATCAGCCAAAGATAGATATAAAAAGCGGTACTATTGTTGGAGCTGAGGCGCTTATTAGATGGGTTAGCCCAACTCAGGGCTCTATTGCACCGGATGTCTTTATCTCTCTTGCCGAAGAGAACGGTTTTATAAACGAGCTTGGATGGTGGGTGCTTCAAGATGCGATAAGACAGCATACTCTTTGGAAAAATAAGGGGATAGATATTTCTATCTCAATCAATGTGTCTGCAAAACAGCTCTTAGGGGATAACTTTATAGATCAATTCAAAAAGCTTTTAGATGATAACGAAGTAGACCCGGGGAAAATAGATATAGAGATCACCGAGTACCTCTTTTTGCAACATAGTGAAGAGAACTCAAAGATACTTCATGAGCTTCATGATTATGGAGTTAAAATATCTCTGGATGATTTTGGAACGGGCTACTCCTCTCTATCATACCTTAAGAGATTTCCGATTGACAATCTTAAGATAGACAAAGCGTTTATCGATGATTATGACAGCAAACGCGGTTCTATATTTGTTGATACAATCGTTAAGATGGGGCAGACATTAAATATGAAGGTAATAGCGGAGGGAGTAGAGCATAAGGAGCAGGTTGAGTATCTAAGTAAAATAGGATGCGATCAGTATCAAGGCTACTACTTTTCAAGAGCTCTTAACGCGGATGATTTTGAGACTCTTTTTTTAGAGCAAAGCCATTAA
- a CDS encoding branched-chain amino acid transaminase yields the protein MNAAKYIWMNGKFVAWDDAKVHVLSHTLHYGNGVIEGTKAYKTERGYAIFRLNDHTKRLKDSAKMTLMDIPFSVEEMNEAQIELIRKNDFSGDNVYLRPFAFLGYGVMGVYHKDAPVETAVAAWEWGAYLGEEGMKKGIKLKIVSMTRPANTSNMGKAKATANYLNSQMAKYEAIDCGYEEALLLDDQGYVAEASGASFFMVKNGVLITPPNDNSLESITQKTVIEMAQNMGIKVERKRISREDVYIADEAFLTGTAAEITPVRIIDAREIGCGARGEMTEKLQSGYFDIVFGRNKEYEHYLTYV from the coding sequence ATGAATGCTGCCAAATATATTTGGATGAATGGTAAGTTTGTTGCATGGGATGATGCGAAAGTTCACGTGCTGTCGCATACGCTGCACTATGGAAACGGTGTTATTGAAGGAACAAAAGCGTATAAGACAGAGAGAGGATATGCAATTTTTCGTCTAAATGACCATACTAAGAGATTAAAAGATTCTGCGAAGATGACGCTGATGGACATCCCTTTTTCTGTTGAAGAGATGAATGAAGCTCAGATAGAGCTGATAAGAAAAAATGATTTTAGCGGCGATAATGTATATCTTCGTCCATTTGCATTTTTAGGCTACGGTGTTATGGGTGTTTATCATAAAGATGCTCCTGTTGAGACTGCGGTAGCTGCATGGGAGTGGGGCGCATATCTTGGGGAAGAGGGGATGAAAAAGGGTATAAAACTCAAAATCGTCTCTATGACAAGACCTGCAAACACTTCAAATATGGGTAAAGCAAAAGCAACGGCAAACTATCTGAACTCTCAGATGGCAAAGTATGAAGCGATTGACTGCGGATATGAAGAGGCACTTCTTCTTGATGACCAGGGATATGTTGCTGAAGCGAGCGGTGCAAGCTTTTTTATGGTAAAAAACGGTGTGCTTATCACGCCTCCAAATGATAATTCTCTGGAGTCGATCACGCAAAAAACAGTTATCGAGATGGCGCAAAATATGGGCATTAAAGTTGAACGTAAACGTATCTCAAGAGAGGATGTCTACATTGCAGATGAGGCATTTTTAACGGGAACTGCCGCTGAAATAACTCCGGTACGTATCATCGATGCAAGAGAGATAGGATGCGGTGCGCGCGGAGAGATGACAGAAAAATTGCAAAGCGGATACTTTGATATAGTATTTGGACGCAACAAAGAGTACGAGCACTATTTAACATACGTATAA
- a CDS encoding prohibitin family protein, whose translation MASDMNDYFNKKKSQGGGYENKSTGGSGGGPNIPQMPKIDFNFGGGKAGIAYFLIAVVLVLVLAKPFTIIEEGERGILSTNGKYSDQALLPGLHFIVPVIQKVYKVDTKVRIVNYASSIEAGSSDALGVNVRPAITVLDKRGLPVSIELTVQYRLDAQFAAQTISNWGFAWEDKIIHPVARDIVRNVVGKYDAEMLPQMRNSIATEIDTQIREKIEKLENTPADLQSIQLRAIILPPKVKEQIENVQIAKQQVQRAEQEVQRAEQEALRRAAESRGIAEKARIEAQGLADAVTIEAEAKAKANHLISKSLTAQLLQLEQVQVQGKFNEALRENKDAKIFLTPGGSTPNIWVDMKDPQRKASITN comes from the coding sequence ATGGCATCAGATATGAATGACTACTTTAACAAAAAAAAGAGCCAAGGCGGCGGATATGAGAACAAATCTACCGGCGGAAGCGGTGGAGGACCTAATATTCCTCAGATGCCAAAGATAGATTTTAACTTCGGCGGAGGAAAAGCGGGAATAGCTTATTTTTTAATTGCCGTTGTCTTAGTGTTGGTCTTAGCAAAACCTTTTACGATCATAGAAGAGGGAGAAAGAGGAATCCTAAGTACTAACGGTAAATATTCCGATCAAGCCCTTCTTCCTGGGCTTCATTTTATTGTTCCCGTTATTCAAAAAGTGTACAAAGTAGATACTAAAGTTCGTATCGTAAACTACGCTTCAAGCATAGAGGCAGGTTCGAGTGATGCTCTTGGCGTGAATGTAAGACCTGCAATTACAGTTCTTGATAAGCGCGGATTGCCTGTCTCTATCGAGCTTACAGTTCAGTACAGGCTGGATGCTCAGTTTGCTGCTCAGACAATCTCGAACTGGGGCTTTGCATGGGAAGATAAGATAATCCATCCTGTTGCAAGAGACATCGTTAGAAATGTTGTCGGTAAATATGATGCAGAGATGCTTCCTCAGATGAGAAACTCTATCGCAACTGAGATCGATACACAGATTAGAGAGAAGATAGAGAAACTTGAGAACACTCCTGCTGATCTTCAATCTATTCAGCTTCGTGCTATCATCCTGCCTCCAAAAGTTAAAGAGCAGATAGAGAATGTCCAGATCGCAAAGCAGCAGGTACAACGTGCAGAGCAAGAGGTACAGCGTGCAGAGCAAGAGGCACTAAGACGTGCTGCTGAGTCAAGAGGTATTGCAGAGAAAGCGAGAATTGAGGCGCAGGGTCTAGCGGATGCGGTTACTATCGAAGCTGAAGCAAAAGCAAAGGCAAACCACCTGATCTCAAAATCACTTACTGCTCAGTTGCTGCAGTTAGAGCAGGTTCAGGTTCAAGGCAAGTTTAACGAAGCTCTTAGAGAAAATAAAGATGCAAAAATATTCTTAACACCTGGCGGTTCAACTCCAAATATCTGGGTTGATATGAAAGATCCCCAAAGAAAAGCGTCAATAACAAACTAA
- the hisIE gene encoding bifunctional phosphoribosyl-AMP cyclohydrolase/phosphoribosyl-ATP diphosphatase HisIE produces MQETIDKIDWQKISLLPVVVQDVKSNEVLMMAYMNKEALELSLKTRTAHYFSRSKQRIWKKGESSGHTQQIESFNIDCDNDTLLIKVVQHGVACHTGRRSCFFTELESGKIQSDVEVSSEALYGVIDTLYHTIQERKNADPDSSWTAKLLSKGDNTILKKVVEEAGEFSFAYKDNDEAEMIYEAADLTYHMLVALAAKNISPDRVKQELSRRFNMSGIAEKNSRDS; encoded by the coding sequence ATGCAAGAGACAATAGATAAAATAGACTGGCAAAAGATCTCCCTTCTGCCAGTTGTCGTTCAAGACGTTAAAAGCAACGAAGTGTTGATGATGGCTTATATGAACAAAGAAGCTCTTGAACTATCCCTAAAAACAAGAACAGCACACTACTTCTCCCGATCAAAACAGCGTATTTGGAAAAAAGGCGAGAGCAGTGGGCATACCCAGCAGATAGAATCCTTCAACATAGATTGTGATAATGACACACTTCTGATAAAAGTCGTGCAGCATGGCGTAGCTTGTCATACTGGTCGTCGTTCATGTTTCTTTACAGAGCTGGAATCAGGCAAGATCCAAAGTGATGTAGAGGTGAGCAGCGAAGCGCTTTACGGTGTGATCGATACTCTTTATCATACTATTCAAGAGAGAAAAAATGCAGATCCGGACTCTTCATGGACGGCAAAACTGCTCAGCAAAGGCGATAATACGATTTTAAAAAAAGTCGTAGAAGAGGCTGGAGAGTTTAGTTTTGCATACAAAGACAATGATGAAGCAGAGATGATATATGAGGCGGCTGATCTGACCTATCATATGCTTGTGGCACTTGCGGCAAAAAATATCTCTCCCGACAGAGTTAAGCAGGAGCTCTCCCGCAGATTTAACATGAGCGGCATAGCGGAAAAAAATTCAAGAGACAGCTGA
- a CDS encoding DUF2393 domain-containing protein encodes MSGTISKFINELILYDYILFGALFLLFILFVTIGILLRKRGAIAILLILFAFTQLIVGSTYGYIKMHEYLFTNETAITSQKKLNFTQAIVLYGSVKNISQRDFSSCNITATVYKKSGNKIKDYILMLKPLNKMSIIEQGIVKDEKREFKMIIEPFTYGGDYNITLGANCR; translated from the coding sequence ATGAGCGGGACAATAAGTAAATTTATAAATGAGCTCATTCTTTACGACTATATCTTATTCGGTGCCCTCTTTTTACTTTTTATTCTATTTGTAACTATTGGCATTCTACTTAGAAAAAGAGGTGCTATTGCGATCTTGCTTATACTTTTTGCATTCACTCAGCTAATCGTCGGCTCAACGTATGGCTACATTAAGATGCATGAGTATCTATTTACAAATGAGACCGCTATAACAAGCCAAAAAAAATTAAATTTCACTCAGGCTATAGTTCTATACGGATCGGTAAAAAATATATCCCAGAGAGACTTTTCAAGCTGTAATATTACTGCCACAGTTTATAAAAAGAGTGGTAACAAGATAAAAGATTATATACTTATGCTAAAACCACTCAATAAAATGTCGATCATTGAGCAAGGTATCGTAAAAGATGAGAAGCGAGAGTTTAAGATGATTATAGAGCCTTTTACATATGGCGGTGACTATAATATTACGTTGGGAGCAAATTGCAGATGA
- a CDS encoding DUF2393 family protein — MNTLFNEWHYIVLGVILLILIGGIAIAFKDENSKLRSQIIFSTILITAVLAGFSVFVVDKYTKKAKLYKMENKRNLSTEQIMYSGIVRNEGDYEIGEVTFEIKLVNKGHLSGNVKAGSFYKPSGFFDFFSGESVSGKSKPQQITHEFVVATNLKPGESREFRVYFDYPPYFRGVAHFAKIYAH; from the coding sequence ATGAACACACTGTTTAATGAGTGGCACTATATTGTCTTAGGTGTTATTTTACTGATTCTTATCGGAGGTATTGCAATAGCATTTAAAGATGAGAACTCGAAACTAAGATCTCAGATAATATTCTCAACGATTCTTATAACTGCCGTATTAGCAGGCTTTAGCGTCTTTGTAGTTGATAAATATACAAAAAAAGCAAAGCTCTACAAGATGGAGAACAAGAGAAATCTCAGTACAGAGCAGATCATGTACAGCGGTATAGTGAGAAATGAGGGAGATTATGAAATAGGCGAGGTCACCTTTGAGATAAAACTTGTTAACAAGGGACACTTAAGCGGCAACGTAAAGGCGGGGTCATTTTATAAGCCAAGCGGTTTTTTTGACTTTTTTTCAGGAGAGAGTGTCAGCGGCAAAAGCAAGCCCCAGCAGATTACTCATGAATTTGTCGTAGCTACAAACCTAAAACCTGGTGAGTCTAGGGAGTTTAGAGTCTATTTTGACTATCCTCCATACTTTAGAGGCGTTGCTCATTTCGCAAAAATATATGCTCACTAG